In Methanococcus voltae, the sequence TTTCAGAAACTTCAATTACTTTTCTGGAGGGATACCTACCGTGCAAATAATGGGAAACGATTGAGCGGTCCATTTCAAGATAGTCGGCAATTTCACGTTGTAATTTACCGTCTTTCCTTAAATTTAGTGCTACTATCGATTTAATCCCTGACAATATATGTTCTGGCATACTTTCATCTCGTGTGAGTCATATACATATAGTCTCGTAGAGTATATAAATAATTGCTCTAAATTCAAGTCGAAAGATATATATAGTAATGTGGGTTAGGCTAACATCCTATTAAGCGTGATTAAAAAATAAAATTTTTAAAATATGAAAATTTTAGGGAGTAAATGTAATTTAAAGAATGATTAACTTAGTTTACTATGTTAACGTATTTTAATTACATATGTTAAAAAGTTATAACTAAAAAGTAATTAAATATTGTCTTAAATTTACTAAAAATTGCTAAAAATTTGCTAAAAAAATATTTTTTTTATAATTTTTATAATTATGTGAGTTAGCCACACGTTTATAATTTTTCTACTATAATGGGTAATTCCGAAAGACTATTTATGGAATAATCTGCAATTGTTTCTTTATTATCACTGTATTTTCCTTTAAATATTCTAACCGTTTTCATACCTAACGATTTAGCAGGTATTATATCCCTATCTTCCCTATCGCCCACATAAACAACTTCTTCAGGCTTTAAATCCATTTTATTTAATCCGTGTTGAAAAAATTCAGGATAGGGCTTCCCAAGTCCAAACTCTTCTGAAGTAATTACTTCATCAAAAAATGGACATATTGACAATCTTATTAATTTTTCCCATTGTTTTAGGGTAACTCCATCTGTTAATATCCCTAATTTCAAACCTTTGCTTTTTAAGTTAATTAAAGAACTTGTTGTATCGGGAAACGGTCGTAATAATGAAAATTTAACATTATGGTAGGTTATAATCCCTGTAGCAATAATTTTTGGGTCGTGATATCCCTTTAAAGCCTTTACTAAATCATTAAAGTGCATACTATAGTTAGAACCCTTTTGTAAGATTATACGATTAAGAACTTTTTCAGCTTCTTCTTCAGACGTGTGCAATCCTGCATCCATCATTGCTTTTAAAGCTTCTTTTCGTGCTCTTCGAGCAAATTCTGAAGAATTATACAGGGTATCGTCAAGGTCAAATAATACGCCTTTAATCACATTTTCACCAAAATTTCTATTTCTTTATTATTGGGTATTTTTAACTTTATTTTGCACCATTTTAAAAATACCTACAAAATCGTCCTCTGTGCTAATTGGAACTATGATTAAGCCTAAATCTTTGTGTCTTTCGACCCATTCATTGTCATAAGCCGGTATATCAATTTTAACAGGCTCATCCAGTGGATTTCCTACGATTACGTTTTGATAAGGGAATGCTTCAGCTTCGCCTTCTTCATAGGGCTGTACAGTTTCTCTGATATAGCCACCCAATGACATAGTTAGTTTGGGTAATAATACCATTTTGGGCATAATTCCACCTGTTTTAAGTTTATTAACTAATATTAACTAATATCGAGTAATTGCGCATATTATAATTACTCTTCTAATAAATAAAAATATATAAAATATGCGATAATATTTCTATAACAGTAAGTATCTTAAATTTAACGTAATTTAATTTAAGTTGTTTAAAATTAATATATTGGTAAGTTATATATTTTTATATAATATTTATAGATTTAGGTGATTCATTTTTTAAAAAAATCTTATAAAAATATTATAAAAATATTATAAAAATATTATAAATTAGTTATTAAAAATTTATATTATAACTTAAAATTAAATTGGAAAATTAAAAACTTAAAACAAATAAAAGACAGGTGAATTTATGAATATTTTGATATTATTGGGTTGCCCAGAACCTCCGTTATTAATTCCATCATTTATGTTTTTATTGAATTTACTCAAAAACAAAGGTCATCAAGTTTACGTAGCGGGAAACCCCTCTGCATTAAAATTAATCGAATCTGCAGACCCCGAACATCACTATTTAAAAGGAGTAGGATTCCAACCAATCGACAATGGGCTAAAAGAAAAATTCGATGTTGATTATATTTTTGGATTAACACATAACGATGCAGGCGTTAATTACATTATTACATACAAAATGGTATACAATAAAGATACTTCCGCTTTAGTATTTGGTACTGGCGATTTAGAAAGTTTATCCAAAATATTAAATGAAAATGGTGTCGAAAATAAAAGTATGCGTGCATTCCATAATCCTACGCCCATAAATGTTATGTTAAAAAGAATATTCAGTGATTTTTAAAAAGTAATATAATTTATATAATTTAAAATAAATTAAAAAAATTAAAAAAATTAAACTTAAAAATGTAAGTAAAAACAATTAAAATTTATTTAATTAGTTTTTTTCCAATTTTATTTCATAATCGTGGATTACAGGATTTGCTAATAATTTATTGCACATTTCTGTTAATCTTTCCATTGCTTTTTCTTCATTTTCTGCGTCGAACTCTAATTCAATACTTTTGAATGATTTAACATCATTTACTTCATTAAATCCTAAAAAGTTTAATGCTTTTAATATTGTTTGTCCTTCAGGGTTTAAAACACCTTTTTTTAATTTAACAGTAATTTCAGCTTTATACAAATTATCACCTTTATTATTAGTATTACTATTAATATTACTATTAGTATTACTATTAGTATTATTCTTTAATATTCTTGTTTTAATTAATTATAGTTAATATATATTCAATTATTCCAATAATCCCATTCTTTTAGCTACTACTTCATATTTTTCAAGAACGTTTCCTAAATCTTTTCTAAATACGTCTTTGTCCATTACGTCATTTGTTTCTTTGTCCCATAATCTCATTGTGTCAGGGCTTATTTCATCTGCTACAACTAATTTACCGTCATTTGTGAGACCGATTTCAATTTTATAATCCACTAATTTTATGCCGATATTGTCAAAGTATTTAACTAAAACGTCATTTACTTTTAAACCGATTTCCTTAATTTCGTTTAATTGTTCAAGTGTAGCAATTTCAAGAGCTAAAGCAATGTCGTAGTTTAACATGGGGTCGCCGTAATCGTCATTTTTATAGTCAAACTGTACAATAGGAGTTTTTAACGTTTTTCCTTCTTCGAATGGGTATCTTCTGCATAAGCTACCTGCGGTTATGTTTCTAACGATTACTTCGATTGGTACGATTTTAACACTTTTAGCGATTGTAGTTGTAGGTTCGATGTATTCGATGAAATGTGTAGGAATTCCTGCTTCTTCAAGGACTCTAAACAATTCTGCTGAAATCAATGCGTTTAAGTATCCTTTTCCACTTTTTACGTCGTGTTTTGCACCATTTCCTGCTGTTATGTCGTCCCTAAATTCAACTAAAACGGTATCGTTGTCAATTTCGTAAATTGATTTAGCTTTTCCAGTATATAATGGTTGTTTTGACTTTATTTGTTCTAAATCGTAAGATGTCATTTTATCACCAGTATTATGATATATTCATATGATTAGTTTATAATAATTAGTTATTGTATTCGATTAATTGGAATTATTTTATATTGTATTCATTATTAATTATATTTTATAATATGGTATCCATTTTTAATATTTAAACCTAATTAAGAATATATTTTATTAGAATATAAATTCATATTTACTTTTCGCCGACCGCCCAGAGGCAGTTGGGCAGAGGCAGTCAAACATAATGTATAAAATATATTTACTTTTCGCCAATCGCCCAGAGGCAGTTGGGCAGAGGCAGTTGGGCATAAGATATAAATTTATATATTATGAATTATTAGTTAAAAGTACATAAAGTATAATTTTATTGATTTAAAAACATAAAATTTGAATGATTAAAAGGTGTTATTATGGAAAACGTTGTTATAACAGTTATTGGATTAGATAAACCTGGTATTGTAGCAGGAATCACAAAAATCATTGCAGACAGCAATTCGAACGTTATTGATATAAAACAAACCATTATGGAAGATTTATTCACTATGATTATGATGATTGACATTGAAAGTTCAAACAAACAATTATCAGAACTCAAAGACGAATTAGAAAAATTAGGGGCAGAAATAAACGTTAAAATTACTGTTCAGCACGAAAACATCTTTAAATATATGCATAGAATTTAATTCTATTATTTTATTTTATTATTATTTTATTATTATTTTATATATTTATTTTTGGAGTTATTCATTTATTTTTTTTAATAATTTTTAGTATTGGGTTTATTTTCAAGTTTTAATGCGCTTATTGTATTATACTACATATTTTTATTATCCTACACAATACTCTTATAAAAATATAAATTATTTATACGATGATAAAATAAATTAAACTAAATTAAAATAAGAAAATGAATAAATCAAAATATTTAAAGTTAAAATTTAAACGTTAAAATTAAAAGTTAGAAATAGGCGATTTTATGATATGGAATAAAACCATCGAATGTATGGAAAGAGAAGAAATGCGAGAACTACAAAGCAAAAGACTTTGCGAGACTGTTAACCGTGTTTATTACAATGTGCCATTTTACAGAAACAAAATGCAAGAGTTGGGTGTATACCCTGAAGACATCGAAAGTATTGATGACATAGTAAAATTACCATTCACTACAAAACAGGATTTAAGAGATAACTACCCTTTTGGAATATTTGCAAGCCCGATGGAGGATATAGTCAGAGTTCACGCATCTTCTGGTACTACGGGTAAACCTACAGTTGTAGGATATACACGTAAAGACATTACCATTTGGTCAGAAATCGTAGCAAGGACCTTGAACTTTGCAGGAGTTTCTAAAGATGATTTCATACAAATTGCATATGGTTATGGTCTTTTTACCGGAGGATTAGGTTTGCACTATGGCGGTGAGAGACTCGGTGCCACAGTTGTACCGATATCTGGAGGAAATACGGAAAAACAGATACAATTGATGCAAGACTTTAAATCAAGTGTAATTGCTTGTACTCCATCTTACGCCCTTTATTTAGCTGAATCTATGCAAGAACGTGGTATCGACCCTAAAAGTTTAAATTTAAAGGTAGGTATTTTCGGAGCTGAGCCTTGGACTGAAGCAATGCGTGAAAAAATAGAGGATAGCTTTGACATTAAAGCATACGATATATACGGATTGAGTGAAGTTATGGGTCCTGGGGTAGCTTGCGAGTGTGAATCGAAAGCTGGTTTACATATTAATGAAGACCATTTCGTACCAGAAATTATTGACCCTAATACACTTGAACAACTCCCTAATGGTCAAAAAGGTGAGTTAGTATTTACAACCATCACAAAAGAGGGTTTACCACTCTTAAGATACAGGACAAGGGATTTAACAAGTCTTAATTATGAAAAATGCGAATGTGGTAGGACACTTGTAAGAATGAACAAATGTACGGGTAGAAGCGATGATATGCTCATTATTAGAGGTGTTAATGTATTCCCATCACAAATTGAGAGTGCTTTGCTCAAAATAAACGAAGTTTTACCTCACTATATGCTTGAAGTGGATAGAGTAAATAACTTAGATGTATTGAATGTTCTTGTAGAAGTAGACCCTGTATTTTTCTCCGACAAGATTAAAGAACTTGAACAACTAAATAAAAGGATTAAAAAAGCAATTGTGGACATAATTGGAATTAACGTAAGTGTAAAATTAGTAGAACCTAAAACACTCGGTAGAAGCGAAGGAAAATCAAAAAGAGTAATTGACAAAAGAATTATTCAATAATAAAATATAATAAAATATTTTGGAGATATAAGCTGTTATTATATACTGAATAATAAATAATTTGAGAATAAATCGAATATTGCTTATATCACAAAATATAAAATAAATAATAAAAATATAAAATAAATAATAAAATAAATGAGTTCATATAGTTCATATAATTAATAATTTTAATAATTTTAATAATTATTCAGTGGTGAAGGTTATGATTGCTAAACAATTGTCTGTATTTTTAGAAAATAAATCTGGTAGATTATACGAAGTAATGGAAATTCTCGAAAAAGAAAATATTAATATCGTAGCTTTGAGTGTTGCAGATACTACAGAGTATGGAATTTTGAGGATGGTAGTTTCAGACCCTGAAAAAGCTTTAAAAGCACTTAAAGATAATTTATTTTCCGTTGGCTTAACAGATATCGTATGTATTTGTATACCAAATGTAGTTGGCTCATTTTCAAAAGCTTCAAGATACCTCTCTGAAGAAGGTATTAGTATTGAATATATGTATGCTTTTGCGTTAAATGACAAAGCATTAGCAGTTTTAAGAACAGAAGACAACGAAAAATGTATTGAAGTACTTACTAACAAAGGTATTGAAGTTGTAAGTTCAGAAAGGTTAAAAAAGATTTAATTACGATATTTTAAAAATTTTAAACATTTATTTTTTATTTTACTTTATTATTTTACTTTATTATTTTACTTTATTATTTTACTTTATTATTTTACTTTATTATTTTACTTTATTATTTTACTTTTTTAGTTTATATTATCATTTAGTATTTTTATGGTTATACTTTATCTTACTTTATCTTACTTTATTTTATTTTATTTTATTTTTATATTTTTAGAATCATTTATAATAATCATTTACATATAGTTTATATTGTTAAAGTATTAAATATAATTAAAATAATTACTAAAAGTAAAATTAATTAAGAGTATAATATTATTAAGATTATTATTGTGTGATACCAATGTTGCAAGAAATCAAAGCATTAATTGCATTTATGACTAAAATACCTATTTCAAATATAACTTGTGGTTTTGAAGATATGGCCAAATATTTTTGGGTTATGCCACTAATCGGGACACTGATAGGAGTTTTTGGAGCTTTAATAGCTTATGGGCTTCATCTTATTGAATTTTCAGCCCCATTAATTGCAAGTATTATAATATTATGTACACTTCTTTACATGCAAGGATTTCATCACGTTGACGGATTGGGGGATTATGGCGATGCTTGGATGGTTATGGGGACTAAAAGAAAAAAATTAGACGTAATGAAAGATGTAAATATTGGTATAGGCGGAATAATGTTCTTACTTTTAGTTGAACTAACGTCGATATTTGCAATAGCACATATTTACAGCACCGTCTCAATTTTTGAATTTATGAAATATATAATACTTGTAGAAACTTGTTCAAGACTTGTATTATTGGCGTGTGCTACTTGTGGTATTCCTGCAACCGAAGGTACTGGTCGCTATTTAGTTAAAAAATCTAATGAAATGTTCTTATTAATAGGTTTATTAACTCCTTTAGCACTTGGTTATCTATTGGGCGCATTTAAAATAGCAATTATGCTTGCCACGGTTTCAGCATTCTTTGGAATGTATTTTGCTTGGAATTCAAACAAGAAACTTGGCTGTGTCACGGGCGATATATTAGGGGCTTCTGTTGAATTAAGTAGAGCTTTACTATTAGTTTTGATTATTGCATTAGCTCCTGCTGTTAAATATGGTATTCTTAACATATAAGTATTAAATGATTAAGTAAACTAATAAAAAAATAGGATTAATAAAAAATTATTTTAGTGGTAGAATGTTAAAAAATTCAGAAATAATCGAAAATGGCATAATTGAAAAAAGAAAAATGGAATTAATTGGTTTAGAAATCCCCTTAATTAAAGGAGGGGAAGATTTAGCGGAAATTATTGTTAAATACTCCCTTGAAAACAATGATATAATTGTAATCGCCGAAACAGTTGTCGCAAAGTCGGAAAACAACGTAATTAACAAAAAGGACGTTGTAGCATCAGAAATAGCAAAAGAAATTGCCAAAAAACTTGACAAAGACCCCGAAGTTGTTCAGATAATATTAAATGAAGCTAATGAAATTGTAAAACTTGGAGATAAGTTTATAATTACCGAGACTAAACACGGTTTTGTTTGTGCAAATAGTGGTGTAGATGAAAGTAATTCTAAAGACCTGGTTAAACCATTACCTGAAAATCCTGATTACAGTGCTAAAAAGATAAGGGAAAGAATTAAAGAATTAACAAATCTTGACGTTGGTGTCATTATTAATGATAGTATGGGTAGACCGTTTAGAAATGGTTCCTGCGGTGTTGCTATTGGCGTAAGTGGTGTCTGTGCATTATGGGACAGAAAAGGTGAAAAAGATTTATTTGGGCGTGAACTAAAAACTACCGAAGTGGGAATCGCTGATGAGTTAGCCGCTGCTGCTTCAGTTGTTATGGGTCAATGCAATGAGGGTATACCCGTAGTTATTGTTAAAAACGCACCTATTCCATTAGAAAATGGTACAGGAAAAGATTTAATTCGAAAAAAAGAGTTCGACGTATTTAGACCATAATAAAATTATTTTATTATTTTATTTTTAGTTTCGACTATTGTAAATTTAAAATATACATTTTATATATCATTGAATATATTATACTGATATACTCAAATTATAAAATTAAAGTTATACGATATTATATCATATTTATATCATATTTATATCATATTTATATCATATCACATAAACGTCTGTAAATTTTATTTTTATGTTAATAACTTTATGATTATCGTGATTATTATGCCTAAAAACGAAAATAACCCCAATATAAAAAATAACAACCATCAAAGTCCTAAAAAAAGAATTGCGTTAACTGCAGGTACTTTTGATTTATTACATCCAGGACACTTTAATACGCTCAACTTTGCCAAAAAACACGCTGATGAGTTAGTAGTTGTTCTTGCTCGAGATGAAACTGTTAAACGTATTAAAGGTAGGAGACCCGTAATACCCGAAGAACAACGTAAAATAATGATAGAAACACTTAAACCAGTTGATAAAGCCATATTAGGAAGTTTAACTGATAAATTAGAACCAATACTTAGTGTAAAACCCGATATCATTGTTTTGGGGCCTGACCAAACCACTTACCAACTCGAAGAGTTAAAAAACCAACTTTTAGAAAGAGGTTTTAAAACAGAAATCGTTAAAGTTGAAGAATATGTGAAATGTCCATTCCATAGTTCATACGATATATTAAAAGAAATCATCAGAAGATGGTGCAATAAAGAAATTGAGTTAAAATAATCATTATAAATTTGTAATTTAATTTAAAACTTATATTTATCTAAATACACTCGACGATAAAACATAATAAAAACTAATTTATACCATAACAAATATATTTATTATCGGGCTGATTGACATAATGTAAATTCCATATAATTATTAAATACACATATTTGGATAAATAGAGATATTTAATACAAGCATATATTAAATATGGTTTATATATTAAATAAATTATTTATCGACACATAATTCAAATATAAATTTAATAAATACTATTATACTATAACTATACTATTTCGGGACAATATAAATATCATATTAGTAAGTGTATATCATACAACTCTTTAAATATGTGAATAACATAACATAACATAAGTTAGACAAGTTTTATATTTGCAATGATTGTGTGTGCAATGATGAGTGCCGACTTCGCGGAGAGTAATACTCGATGAAGACAACGGGGACGACTGAGCACATCTTTTATTGACTTTAAATATCAAAAATAATAGAAATAATACTATTTTGAAAAGATTAAAAAGATTAAAAAAGTTTAAGTTAATTTTATATTATTTTTACGTTAGTTAATATATTTAATATTTAATATTTAATATTTAACATATTCAGTATATTATTAGTAATATTGTTCTAATTTTATTATAAATCTATTTTGTATTAATTTCTTCATCACATAACGATTTTAAATATTCTTTAAATCCAGGTATGTTTTCAATTCCTAACTCAACGTTTGCCTCTAACCATCCTTTTATATCCCCAATATCGTATCTCTTGTAATTTAATTCGATTCCGATAATTTTTTCTTCGGTTAACAAGGTTTTCATTGCGTCTGTTAATTGGATTTCATTTCCACGTCCTGGTTTTGTATTTTTAATGTGTTCAAATATCTTTGGAGATAACAAATAAGCTCCTGTAATGATTAAATTTGATGGAGCTTCTGAAACTGGTGGTTTTTCCACTAAATCGTGAATGTTATAAACCCCTTCTTCGATTTGCCCGCCCTCAATTACACCATATTTTGAAACG encodes:
- the purS gene encoding phosphoribosylformylglycinamidine synthase subunit PurS, translated to MYKAEITVKLKKGVLNPEGQTILKALNFLGFNEVNDVKSFKSIELEFDAENEEKAMERLTEMCNKLLANPVIHDYEIKLEKN
- the cobS gene encoding adenosylcobinamide-GDP ribazoletransferase; this encodes MLQEIKALIAFMTKIPISNITCGFEDMAKYFWVMPLIGTLIGVFGALIAYGLHLIEFSAPLIASIIILCTLLYMQGFHHVDGLGDYGDAWMVMGTKRKKLDVMKDVNIGIGGIMFLLLVELTSIFAIAHIYSTVSIFEFMKYIILVETCSRLVLLACATCGIPATEGTGRYLVKKSNEMFLLIGLLTPLALGYLLGAFKIAIMLATVSAFFGMYFAWNSNKKLGCVTGDILGASVELSRALLLVLIIALAPAVKYGILNI
- a CDS encoding phenylacetate--CoA ligase family protein yields the protein MIWNKTIECMEREEMRELQSKRLCETVNRVYYNVPFYRNKMQELGVYPEDIESIDDIVKLPFTTKQDLRDNYPFGIFASPMEDIVRVHASSGTTGKPTVVGYTRKDITIWSEIVARTLNFAGVSKDDFIQIAYGYGLFTGGLGLHYGGERLGATVVPISGGNTEKQIQLMQDFKSSVIACTPSYALYLAESMQERGIDPKSLNLKVGIFGAEPWTEAMREKIEDSFDIKAYDIYGLSEVMGPGVACECESKAGLHINEDHFVPEIIDPNTLEQLPNGQKGELVFTTITKEGLPLLRYRTRDLTSLNYEKCECGRTLVRMNKCTGRSDDMLIIRGVNVFPSQIESALLKINEVLPHYMLEVDRVNNLDVLNVLVEVDPVFFSDKIKELEQLNKRIKKAIVDIIGINVSVKLVEPKTLGRSEGKSKRVIDKRIIQ
- a CDS encoding coenzyme F420-0:L-glutamate ligase, whose amino-acid sequence is MLKNSEIIENGIIEKRKMELIGLEIPLIKGGEDLAEIIVKYSLENNDIIVIAETVVAKSENNVINKKDVVASEIAKEIAKKLDKDPEVVQIILNEANEIVKLGDKFIITETKHGFVCANSGVDESNSKDLVKPLPENPDYSAKKIRERIKELTNLDVGVIINDSMGRPFRNGSCGVAIGVSGVCALWDRKGEKDLFGRELKTTEVGIADELAAAASVVMGQCNEGIPVVIVKNAPIPLENGTGKDLIRKKEFDVFRP
- a CDS encoding amino acid-binding protein gives rise to the protein MIAKQLSVFLENKSGRLYEVMEILEKENINIVALSVADTTEYGILRMVVSDPEKALKALKDNLFSVGLTDIVCICIPNVVGSFSKASRYLSEEGISIEYMYAFALNDKALAVLRTEDNEKCIEVLTNKGIEVVSSERLKKI
- a CDS encoding energy-converting hydrogenase B subunit P, which gives rise to MPKMVLLPKLTMSLGGYIRETVQPYEEGEAEAFPYQNVIVGNPLDEPVKIDIPAYDNEWVERHKDLGLIIVPISTEDDFVGIFKMVQNKVKNTQ
- a CDS encoding DUF1890 domain-containing protein, with the translated sequence MNILILLGCPEPPLLIPSFMFLLNLLKNKGHQVYVAGNPSALKLIESADPEHHYLKGVGFQPIDNGLKEKFDVDYIFGLTHNDAGVNYIITYKMVYNKDTSALVFGTGDLESLSKILNENGVENKSMRAFHNPTPINVMLKRIFSDF
- a CDS encoding TIGR02253 family HAD-type hydrolase, with protein sequence MIKGVLFDLDDTLYNSSEFARRARKEALKAMMDAGLHTSEEEAEKVLNRIILQKGSNYSMHFNDLVKALKGYHDPKIIATGIITYHNVKFSLLRPFPDTTSSLINLKSKGLKLGILTDGVTLKQWEKLIRLSICPFFDEVITSEEFGLGKPYPEFFQHGLNKMDLKPEEVVYVGDREDRDIIPAKSLGMKTVRIFKGKYSDNKETIADYSINSLSELPIIVEKL
- the purC gene encoding phosphoribosylaminoimidazolesuccinocarboxamide synthase, with product MTSYDLEQIKSKQPLYTGKAKSIYEIDNDTVLVEFRDDITAGNGAKHDVKSGKGYLNALISAELFRVLEEAGIPTHFIEYIEPTTTIAKSVKIVPIEVIVRNITAGSLCRRYPFEEGKTLKTPIVQFDYKNDDYGDPMLNYDIALALEIATLEQLNEIKEIGLKVNDVLVKYFDNIGIKLVDYKIEIGLTNDGKLVVADEISPDTMRLWDKETNDVMDKDVFRKDLGNVLEKYEVVAKRMGLLE
- a CDS encoding adenylyltransferase/cytidyltransferase family protein → MPKNENNPNIKNNNHQSPKKRIALTAGTFDLLHPGHFNTLNFAKKHADELVVVLARDETVKRIKGRRPVIPEEQRKIMIETLKPVDKAILGSLTDKLEPILSVKPDIIVLGPDQTTYQLEELKNQLLERGFKTEIVKVEEYVKCPFHSSYDILKEIIRRWCNKEIELK
- a CDS encoding ACT domain-containing protein, which codes for MENVVITVIGLDKPGIVAGITKIIADSNSNVIDIKQTIMEDLFTMIMMIDIESSNKQLSELKDELEKLGAEINVKITVQHENIFKYMHRI